The following proteins are encoded in a genomic region of Palaemon carinicauda isolate YSFRI2023 chromosome 19, ASM3689809v2, whole genome shotgun sequence:
- the LOC137658664 gene encoding uncharacterized protein: MEWVSMQRPAFSSIMWVWWLWLTLWTSMGVQASYGACTVSEYPCRNRQCVSLDRYCDGHQDCSDNSDEPPGCTLCNRTYHGRMGSTYTIQVPQPPAETLPHLCQLTFIASDNTYGELVQLSIEEFHLGRFTSHTIDGCPDGHMQIEELSRPQNPGYWCGTSWGTNFYYSETSAITVVLRVFNLSSSGPDMGNPGAFQPKDKTMLKLSYRFLRKEQSILRYGPLYNPSYRGEDLPNSFCDKYFENCEKKNCKIQSPNFPGMYPRNLTCYYRIQQTRIPDGKVALVSVLQKNPHLIYIKDKNAPHLSKEKQLAVGTACHTLHDYLVVFDGNTTRAPVLTKICKGGATLSAITASGPDLLLLFHTSPYDFPFQDSPRRRSFGFELDVIVNFVDVDSTAYVRKDAECQYEVSSQSQRSGYVQAPAHSLLSNTTCKWTLKASRREIVWLYFLHYRHVLHLEMPRPAQCPNTLSIFNGDIPNEELNETANLLGRFCKHDKLPRVCSGVHAPGPHSSSCSPHDSYISTGPAMTLSLRYAAGTAPAHVEFLARYEFVDTRQWGTPTPGGGPCDRSFTVRPDRLFASPRDVFMFGRGGARRLRCVYTFEVASYQRITLKILRSKMGPDCMTIHRQSSGRHECSHGGEPGNPYIQLREEPWINVPLQRACLCNISRHHPFTITSYTNKLELIFSVPKMSPSSDYNDYFFEGEYYISEAPQEIIERCNETTRHLNGRYGNFTVGYGRGDLCATQPRLIAATDTYFLFLRVRGFSATETNCEIASRINVYAAGGDSPLASICPERRDVFTNIFSSGWDDYEFQFHYEDDLYTWDNKSNISSTTLGPILEYEDELETPKKMESRDLFVEYTGNYSGRFLVSWVSVWRPLKMASQLSSFEDPCKTPCPDIQGCLPKELWCDGTYHCPSGLDEGTAACGLWAALPWVYLVAGSALALSLVSLFIAVVIHHIQLRLQKKVVAAATAAVNNGHGIKSTTQDLLIPPEKDNW, from the exons TGTGTAATCGAACCTATCACGGAAGGATGGGATCTACTTACACCATCCAGGTACCTCAGCCGCCCGCTGAAACGTTGCCACATTTGTGCCAGCTGACGTTTATCGCTTCAGACAACACTTACGGAGAGCTTGTGCAACTTAGCATTGAAGAGTTCCATCTGGGAAG GTTTACATCACATACGATTGACGGATGCCCAGACGGTCACATGCAGATTGAGGAGCTAAGCCGACCGCAAAATCCGGGTTACTGGTGTGGTACATCTTGGGGTACGAATTTTTACTACTCTGAGACGTCAGCGATTACTGTCGTGCTACGTGTCTTCAACTTGAGCTCCAGCGGTCCTGATATGGGCAATCCAGGTGCTTTCCAACCAAAGGACAAGACCATGCTAAAGTTGTCCTACAGGTTTCTGCGCAAAGAACAATCAATTCTGCGGTATGGACCACTATACAACCCTAGCTACCGAGGAGAGGATCTTCCAAACTCATTTTGCGATAAATACTTCGAAAACTGCGAAAAGAAGAATTGTAAAATTCAGTCGCCCAATTTTCCGGGAATGTATCCAAGGAATCTCACCTGCTATTATCGTATCCAACAAACACGTATACCTGATGGGAAGGTTGCACTGGTGAGTGTTCTTCAGAAAAATCCTCACCTTATTTACATCAAAGATAAGAATGCTCCACATCTGTCTAAAGAAAAACAACTGGCAGTGGGGACTGCTTGTCATACACTTCATGATTACCTAGTTGTCTTTGATGGCAATACAACAAGGGCCCCCGTTTTGACAAAAATCTGTAAAGGTGGAGCCACCCTATCAGCTATTACGGCAAGTGGCCCTGACCTTTTGTTGCTTTTCCACACATCACCATATGATTTTCCATTCCAGGACTCTCCAAGACGTCGTTCGTTTGGATTTGAACTTGATGTAATAGTGAATTTTGTTGATGTTGATTCAACAGCTTATGTTAGAAAAGATGCTGAATGTCAGTACGAAGTGAGTAGTCAGAGCCAACGAAGTGGTTATGTGCAAGCTCCAGCTCACTCACTTCTGTCAAATACTACTTGTAAATGGACTCTAAAAGCTAGCAGAAGAGAAATCGTCTGGCTCTATTTTCTTCATTACCGGCATGTCCTGCATTTGGAAATGCCAAGGCCTGCCCAGTGCCCAAATACTCTCTCCATATTCAATGGTGACATTCCAAATGAAGAATTGAATGAGACAGCAAATCTTCTTGGTAGATTTTGCAAACATGACAAATTGCCTCGTGTCTGTAGTGGCGTTCATGCACCAGGACCCCACTCATCTTCTTGCTCACCTCATGACAGTTATATTTCAACTGGTCCAGCAATGACCTTATCTCTTCGTTATGCTGCAGGAACAGCTCCAGCACATGTAGAATTCTTAGCTCGGTATGAATTTGTAGACACCAGACAGTGGGGTACACCCACACCAGGTGGAGGGCCCTGTGACAGATCATTTACAGTCCGGCCTGACAGGTTATTTGCATCTCCTAGGGATGTATTTATGTTTGGTAGAGGTGGGGCCAGAAGGCTGCGATGTGTTTACACATTCGAAGTTGCAAGTTACCAACGGATAACTTTAAAGATCCTTAGATCAAAAATGGGACCTGACTGTATGACAATTCATCGACAATCATCGGGTCGTCATGAATGTTCCCATGGTGGAGAACCAGGAAACCCGTACATACAGTTAAGGGAGGAACCCTGGATAAATGTCCCTCTACAGCGTGCTTGCCTTTGTAATATATCTCGCCATCATCCTTTTACTATAACTTCATATACAAACAAACTAGAACTGATATTTTCAGTACCAAAGATGTCTCCTTCAAGTGATTACAATGATTACTTCTTTGAAGGCGAGTACTATATATCAGAAGCCCCTCAAGAAATCATAGAAAGATGTAATGAAACTACAAGACACTTGAATGGACGTTACGGTAACTTTACAGTAGGCTACGGGAGAGGGGACCTTTGTGCAACACAGCCACGGCTTATTGCTGCAACAGATACCTACTTCCTCTTCCTAAGAGTTAGAGGTTTCAGTGCAACAGAAACAAATTGTGAAATTGCCTCTCGAATCAATGTTTATGCTGCAGGGGGTGATTCTCCTCTCGCCTCTATATGCCCAGAACGAAGGGATGTTTTCACCAATATCTTCAGTAGTGGATGGGATGATTACGAATTTCAATTTCATTATGAAGATGATTTATACACATGGGATAACAAGAGCAATATCTCAAGTACCACTCTTGGACCAATTTTAGAGTATGAAGACGAACTAGAAACTCCAAAGAAAATGGAATCGCGTGATCTGTTCGTAGAATACACAGGCAATTACTCAGGTCGCTTCCTGGTGTCATGGGTGAGCGTTTGGCGACCACTGAAAATGGCATCCCAGTTATCATCATTCGAAGACCCTTGCAAGACGCCTTGTCCTGATATACAAGGATGCCTTCCAAAGGAGCTCTGGTGCGATGGGACTTACCACTGTCCTTCAGGATTAGATGAAGGTACTGCAGCCTGTGGCCTATGGGCTGCATTACCTTGGGTATATTTGGTTGCAGGAAGTGCTTTGGCATTATCGCTTGTGTCACTTTTCATTGCCGTTGTCATCCATCACATCCAATTGAGACTGCAAAAGAAGGTTGTAGCAGCTGCTACTGCAGCCGTGAATAATGGCCATGGTATCAAAAGTACCACACAGGACCTTCTCATACCTCCTGAGAAAGACAATTGGTGA